The following coding sequences lie in one Silene latifolia isolate original U9 population chromosome 5, ASM4854445v1, whole genome shotgun sequence genomic window:
- the LOC141656988 gene encoding uncharacterized protein LOC141656988 → MASDKEIAEGLESLFRDTNPNSFSSLNDVILRLQSNLGFDLSHKIDFIRSHISLLFSPIPTPIPQIPPISRPLISPIPNPNPNLHPHAQGYSHVFYNQSHFPRGPTQICFAQPGGVVGNVVGDAVSGVTTAKDSGHRPKRRGGPGGLNKLCGVTPQLQAIVGQPTMPRTEIVKQLWAYIRKNNLQDPSNKRKIICNEELRLVFEVDCTDMFQMNKLLSKHILPLDPKKDLGQQSKKLKDEESQAPKSEPQVPSSEPQVPSSEPQVPKSELPAPLIVISEALAKFFGTSKKEMLQSDVYKRIEEYIKAEGLEDTLNSTVLCDTKLQELLGCESTTFSAIRDALACNHLFQQS, encoded by the exons atgGCGTCCGACAAAGAAATAGCAGAAGGTTTAGAATCCCTTTTTAGAGAtacaaaccctaattccttcagtTCTCTTAATGATGTAATTCTTCGTCTTCAATCTAATTTAGGGTTTGATCTTTCTCATAAAATCGATTTCATTCGTTCTcatatttctcttctcttttcccCAATTCCGACTCCAATTCCCCAGATTCCCCCAATTTCTCGACCTTTAATTTCCCCAATTCcgaaccctaaccctaatttgcATCCTCATGCACAAGGTTATTCACACGTGTTTTACAATCAATCGCATTTTCCGAGGGGACCTACTCAGATTTGTTTCGCGCAACCTGGTGGTGTTGTTGGGAATGTTGTTGGTGATGCGGTTTCTGGTGTTACTACTGCAAAAGATAG TGGCCATAGACCAAAAAGAAGAGGGGGTCCAGGTGGGCTAAATAAACTCTGTGGCGTGACACCTCAGCTTCAGGCAATCGTTGGCCAACCTACTATGCCCAGAACAGAG ATTGTGAAGCAGCTTTGGGCGTATATAAGGAAGAACAATCTTCAAGATCCAAGTAACAAGAGAAAGATAATTTGCAATGAAGAGCTGAGACTGGTATTTGAAGTCGACTGTACTGACATGTTTCAGATGAACAAGTTGCTGTCAAAACACATTCTACCCCTTGACCCTAAAA AGGATTTGGGACAACAATCAAAGAAATTGAAGGATGAAGAGTCTCAAGCTCCTAAGTCTGAGCCTCAAGTTCCAAGCTCTGAGCCTCAAGTTCCAAGTTCTGAGCCTCAAGTTCCAAAATCTGAGCTTCCCGCTCCTCTTATTGTGATTTCAGAAGCGCTTGCAAAGTTCTTTGGTACCAGCAAGAAGGAAATGCTTCAGTCGGATGTGTATAAGCGTATAGAAGAGTACATTAAGGCAGAAGGCTTGGAG GACACTTTGAATTCAACGGTTCTATGTGATACAAAGCTTCAAGAACTATTGGGTTGTGAAAGCACTACTTTTTCTGCAATACGTGATGCTTTAGCTTGTAATCATCTTTTCCAGCAATCATAA